The Coprobacillus cateniformis DNA window TGCTTTTATCACTATGCATGATAAACTTTTTGTCAAGAAAATAAGTGATTATTATATTTGGTTACCTTCATCATCTAATCAAAACTTTGATCAATATTTAGAAAATCAAATTGTTTTTTTTGTTTATGTTGACTTGTTAACTTCTCAAATAGCAAAACTTATTTAAAAGGATTATAATGATTAACTCATTATAACCCTTTTTTTGTTTATATATTTCATAGTTATAAATCAAATAACTCTTTTAATTTATGAGCAACACCATCTTCGTGAACAGTTAAACAAATGCTTTCTGCTCTTTCTTTTATAATATCAATAGCATTTCCCATTGCAATTGCGTGTCCTACTGTTTCAAACATTTCTACATCATTTGGTCCATCTCCAAAACAGTAACTATCTTTGATATCAATGTTTAATAATCTTAAAACATCTAAAATCCCAGTTGCCTTCGATACATTTTTTGCATAAATTTCCATACTATGATTATCAGGATGCAATTCATATTGAAATGCCCCATAACAAGATATAGCAAAATCTAATTCTTCTTGATCTTTTACCCAAACTTCTATTTTAACAGTTTTATGCATAATTTCCTCTTCATCATAATCAAAACAAAAGTTCTCAAAATCTATATTACATTTTTTATAAAAATCTAATAAACATTGAGAATTTCTATCTAGACAGCAAACTGTTGATGTTTGTAAGACATATTCAATATTCTTTTCTTTAAGCTTTTGACATAATTCTTTGACATCTTTATAGTTAAGAAATCTTTTTTCTAAATCATGATTCTGATATTTAATATTTGCCCCATTAGCAAGAACATATCCATCAAATCCAATGTCTTTCACATTATCTGCAATATATCCATATGGTCTACCACTCGCAACAAAGCACAAATGTCCTAATGCCCTTGTAGCAGCAATAGCTTTTTTAACATTATCTGTAATCCCACCTAATTCATTTGTGTATAAAGTTCCATCTACATCAAAAAATATAATCTTCTTTTCCATATTAATCTATCCACCCATAATATTGACATGCTTTATATATTCCATCTTTATCAGCATCATCTGTAACATAAGTTGCTTTGGCCTTCAACTCATCAATAGCATTTCCCATCGCAATTGATGTCCATTCTCCAGTAAACATGCTCAAATCATTTTTCTCATCACCAAAAACAACCACATCTTTATAGTCACCACCAAAA harbors:
- a CDS encoding Cof-type HAD-IIB family hydrolase, which gives rise to MEKKIIFFDVDGTLYTNELGGITDNVKKAIAATRALGHLCFVASGRPYGYIADNVKDIGFDGYVLANGANIKYQNHDLEKRFLNYKDVKELCQKLKEKNIEYVLQTSTVCCLDRNSQCLLDFYKKCNIDFENFCFDYDEEEIMHKTVKIEVWVKDQEELDFAISCYGAFQYELHPDNHSMEIYAKNVSKATGILDVLRLLNIDIKDSYCFGDGPNDVEMFETVGHAIAMGNAIDIIKERAESICLTVHEDGVAHKLKELFDL